The Oryzias latipes chromosome 16, ASM223467v1 genome includes a region encoding these proteins:
- the tmem67 gene encoding meckelin isoform X2 — MATGTPLVLDRQMFCFTLFYVIHTHLFHCQQFLIPFKDPSGCGVNEFFDISSLSCAKCGANQRKSSSGLSCICQTGYKTKHFSSNKVPFTCEQCPPDKPAVTKDGFGCIRCPGRLDDNGNCQCPSGNILVERDINGTFFDEASCEACIGDSPAFTAPNSNGDRCERCQATFSNTFCTCQSPNVQAGGLCFPPGSFSTNVNPSVSYAQLAFSIQSAWFVENLYSSAAACLVFSNLTACQALGNMCVMNMHSFTGLSTDACGLFNTISRSKAALSSVQDISYWRANLPWLYYGDEPGLAGQVLQNKPVPLSFSFRGTKKNTDIQLLAAVYNVRGDFLRWDPIGGNNLQLCPEQAFKQAAAFSFGTTYQETCELSVAELLTTHPEPLFYDVFMDLGGGDNRKLLPLPTLVQNQQYNGQFINQGSMQNWYLSRRIFLVDTLSGREKTLSSLPKVIRVATSIKIRFQLVPRTQEGQIYPPLVSVSYTDVLIKEANSQTLPVTFSVEYEMDQSEARTKTDTALGVLGGLAALYSILKTVSWKRRIASPLIDMETMLKFLLFYAGDLANVFFAVTVGTGLYWLIFYKAQQFVSVLLPLPAQEEQFETYIGCAFALKAVQFLNKLILQVTVDVFLIDWERPRSKASRTVPATKETKQEPSPVSIWRTYFVANEWNELQTVRKISPTFQIMAVLFFLEVLGFSNLALRDPWSTLERSPAAYTPPYSLILRYGLAATLWICIGLLQVIFFTVFYEHFVEDKIRQFVDLCSVSNISVLLFSHRCFGYYIHGRSVHGHADTNMEEMNNNLKRERESLCGQRGLLSNTDIQTFQVSFTNRLRLQYDRIQDSLSRRNRPSRLIDASAANLSELQFKAYNTMNHFLASVIDHAHPEMDYIVKDKLTLERVIGMEFLEPIDKSIFYNDERHSFSDVLFYGNEATLLIFDTLFFCVVDLGSQNFVLAAVLTYLQQAMFRFIRNTLGRRNLVNKTLVDQRFLI, encoded by the exons ATGGCGACGGGGACGCCGCTTGTTCTTGACAGgcagatgttttgttttacattgttttatgTGATTCATACGCACCTTTTCCATTGCCAGCAGTTTCTTATCCCCTTTAAAGATCCTTCCGGATGTGGTGTGAACGAATTTTTCGACATCTCGAGTTTGTCGTGTGCCAAATGCGGCGCAAATCAACGCAAGAGTTCTTCAG GTCTGAGCTGCATTTGTCAAACGGGTTACAAGACCAAACATTTTAGCAGCAACAAAGTCCCGTTTACATGTGAACAGTGTCCCCCAGACAAGCCT GCAGTAACGAAAGACGGCTTTGGTTGTATTCGCTGCCCCGGCAGACTTGATGATAATGGCAACTGCCAGTGCCCATCTGGAAATATCCTAG tTGAAAGAGACATTAATGGCACATTTTTTGATGAGGCCAGTTGTGAAGCATGCATTGGAGACAGCCCTGCcttcactgcaccaaacagtaATGGGGACAG ATGTGAGCGATGCCAGGCTACCTTCTCTAATACCTTCTGTACGTGTCAATCCCCAAATGTCCAG GCTGGAGGTTTATGTTTTCCTCCAGGCAGCTTCTCCACTAATGTGAATCCAAGTGTCAGCTATGCTCAGTTG GCGTTTAGCATCCAGTCTGCCTGGTTTGTGGAAAACCTCTATTCTTCTGCAGCAGCTTGCCTT gtCTTCAGCAACTTGACAGCGTGTCAGGCTCTCGGAAACATGTGTGTTATGAACATGCACTCCTTCACTGGACTTTCCACAGATGCTTGTGGTCTCTTTAACACCATCTCTAGGTCAAAGGCTGCTCTGAGCTCTGTTCAAGACATTTCTTACTG GAGGGCCAACCTGCCTTGGCTTTACTATGGAGATGAGCCGGGCCTGGCGGGCCAAGTGCTCCAAAATAAACCTGTTCCCTTGTCTTTCAGTTTCAGAGGAACAAAAAAG AACACTGACATCCAGCTGCTTGCTGCTGTCTACAATGTCAGAGGAGACTTTCTCAGATGGGATCCCATTGGAGGAAACAACCTGCAG CTTTGTCCAGAACAAGCCTTCAAGCAGGCAGCAGCCTTCAGCTTTGGGACCACTTATCAGGAAACT TGCGAGCTTTCAGTAGCAGAACTTCTCACTACACATCCCGAGCCGTTATTCTACGATGTGTTCATGGACCTGGGCGGAGGAGACAACAGAAAACTTCTTCCTCTGCCAACTCTAGTTCAGAATCAGCAGTATAATGGGCAGTTCATCAATCAAG ggAGCATGCAGAACTGGTATCTGTCTCGACGCATCTTTCTTGTTGATACATTAAGTGGGAGAGAGAAAACTCTAAGCTCTTTGCCTAAAGTCATCCGGGTGGCCACTAGTATCAAGATTAG GTTCCAGCTGGTTCCGCGTACTCAGGAGGGACAGATCTATCCCCCTCTGGTGTCTGTGAGCTACACAGATGTTCTTATCAAGGAGGCCAACAGCCAGACTCTACCT GTGACATTTTCTGTGGAGTATGAAATGGATCAGAGCGAGGCCCGCACAAAGACAGAT ACTGCTCTGGGCGTTCTGGGAGGCCTGGCGGCGCTCTATTCCATTCTAAAGACAGTTAGCTGGAAGCGGAGGATTGCCTCTCCCCTAATTGACATGGAG ACAATGCTaaagtttctgttgttttatgcTGGAGATTTGGCTAATGTTTTCTTTGCCGTAACTGTGGGAACTGGGCTTTACTGGCTCATATTTTACAAG GCCCAACAGTTTGTGTCGGTGCTTTTGCCACTGCCTGCTCAGGAGGAGCAGTTTGAGACATACATCGGATGCGCCTTTGCTCTCAAG GCTGTCCAGTTTCTCAATAAACTGATTCTGCAAGTCACCGTTGATGTATTTCTCATTGACTGGGAGAGGCCACGAAGTAAAGCTAGCAGAACAGTGCCAG CTACTaaggaaacaaaacaggaaCCCTCTCCAGTCAGCATCTGGAGGACTTACTTTGTGGCCAATGAGTGGAATGAGCTCCAGACCGTCCGAAAGATCAGCCCAACGTTTCAAATAATGGCCGTGCTTTTCTTTCTTGAG GTGCTGGGCTTCTCCAATCTGGCCCTGAGAGACCCCTGGTCAACATTAGAGCGTTCCCCAGCAGCCTACACCCCTCCTTACAGTCTGATTCTTCGCTATGGTCTCGCTGCCACACTTTGGATATGTATTGGGCTATTGCAG GTGATTTTCTTCACCGTCTTTTATGAGCACTTCGTGGAGGATAAAATCCGTCAGTTTGTGGATCTCTGCTCCGTCAGCAAC ATTTCAGTGCTGCTTTTCTCTCATCGCTGTTTTGGCTACTACATTCATGGCCGGTCAGTGCACGGGCATGCAGACACAAACATGGAGGAAATGAACAACAATCTGAAGAGAGAGCGT GAATCTCTGTGTGGCCAGAGAGGTCTCCTTTCCAACACAGACATTCAGACCTTTCAGGTCTCGTTTACAAACCGTTTGAGGCTGCAGTATGACAGGATACAGGATTCACTCAGCAGG AGGAACAGACCATCTCGGTTGATAGATGCGTCTGCAGCTAACTTGTCAGAGCTACAGTTCAAAGCCTACAACACCATGAACCACTTCCTGGCATCTGTTATAGACCAT GCGCACCCTGAGATGGACTACATAGTCAAGGATAAACTGACGTTGGAGAGAGTCATAGGGATGGAGTTTCTTGAACCCATTGACAAAAGCATATTTTACAATG ATGAAAGACACTCGTTCAGTGACGTGCTTTTTTATGGAAACGAGGCCACACTGCTGATCTTTGACACTTTGTTCTTCTGTGTTGTCGACCTGGGATCCCAAAACTTTGTTCTAGCAGCTGTTCTTACTTACTTACAGCAAGCG ATGTTTCGCTTCATCCGAAACACACTTGGAAGGAGGAACCTTGTCAATAAAACACTGGTGGATCAGAGatttttgatataa
- the tmem67 gene encoding meckelin isoform X1, translating to MATGTPLVLDRQMFCFTLFYVIHTHLFHCQQFLIPFKDPSGCGVNEFFDISSLSCAKCGANQRKSSSGLSCICQTGYKTKHFSSNKVPFTCEQCPPDKPAVTKDGFGCIRCPGRLDDNGNCQCPSGNILVERDINGTFFDEASCEACIGDSPAFTAPNSNGDRCERCQATFSNTFCTCQSPNVQAGGLCFPPGSFSTNVNPSVSYAQLAFSIQSAWFVENLYSSAAACLVFSNLTACQALGNMCVMNMHSFTGLSTDACGLFNTISRSKAALSSVQDISYWRANLPWLYYGDEPGLAGQVLQNKPVPLSFSFRGTKKNTDIQLLAAVYNVRGDFLRWDPIGGNNLQLCPEQAFKQAAAFSFGTTYQETCELSVAELLTTHPEPLFYDVFMDLGGGDNRKLLPLPTLVQNQQYNGQFINQGSMQNWYLSRRIFLVDTLSGREKTLSSLPKVIRVATSIKIRFQLVPRTQEGQIYPPLVSVSYTDVLIKEANSQTLPVTFSVEYEMDQSEARTKTDTALGVLGGLAALYSILKTVSWKRRIASPLIDMETMLKFLLFYAGDLANVFFAVTVGTGLYWLIFYKSLKAQQFVSVLLPLPAQEEQFETYIGCAFALKAVQFLNKLILQVTVDVFLIDWERPRSKASRTVPATKETKQEPSPVSIWRTYFVANEWNELQTVRKISPTFQIMAVLFFLEVLGFSNLALRDPWSTLERSPAAYTPPYSLILRYGLAATLWICIGLLQVIFFTVFYEHFVEDKIRQFVDLCSVSNISVLLFSHRCFGYYIHGRSVHGHADTNMEEMNNNLKRERESLCGQRGLLSNTDIQTFQVSFTNRLRLQYDRIQDSLSRRNRPSRLIDASAANLSELQFKAYNTMNHFLASVIDHAHPEMDYIVKDKLTLERVIGMEFLEPIDKSIFYNDERHSFSDVLFYGNEATLLIFDTLFFCVVDLGSQNFVLAAVLTYLQQAMFRFIRNTLGRRNLVNKTLVDQRFLI from the exons ATGGCGACGGGGACGCCGCTTGTTCTTGACAGgcagatgttttgttttacattgttttatgTGATTCATACGCACCTTTTCCATTGCCAGCAGTTTCTTATCCCCTTTAAAGATCCTTCCGGATGTGGTGTGAACGAATTTTTCGACATCTCGAGTTTGTCGTGTGCCAAATGCGGCGCAAATCAACGCAAGAGTTCTTCAG GTCTGAGCTGCATTTGTCAAACGGGTTACAAGACCAAACATTTTAGCAGCAACAAAGTCCCGTTTACATGTGAACAGTGTCCCCCAGACAAGCCT GCAGTAACGAAAGACGGCTTTGGTTGTATTCGCTGCCCCGGCAGACTTGATGATAATGGCAACTGCCAGTGCCCATCTGGAAATATCCTAG tTGAAAGAGACATTAATGGCACATTTTTTGATGAGGCCAGTTGTGAAGCATGCATTGGAGACAGCCCTGCcttcactgcaccaaacagtaATGGGGACAG ATGTGAGCGATGCCAGGCTACCTTCTCTAATACCTTCTGTACGTGTCAATCCCCAAATGTCCAG GCTGGAGGTTTATGTTTTCCTCCAGGCAGCTTCTCCACTAATGTGAATCCAAGTGTCAGCTATGCTCAGTTG GCGTTTAGCATCCAGTCTGCCTGGTTTGTGGAAAACCTCTATTCTTCTGCAGCAGCTTGCCTT gtCTTCAGCAACTTGACAGCGTGTCAGGCTCTCGGAAACATGTGTGTTATGAACATGCACTCCTTCACTGGACTTTCCACAGATGCTTGTGGTCTCTTTAACACCATCTCTAGGTCAAAGGCTGCTCTGAGCTCTGTTCAAGACATTTCTTACTG GAGGGCCAACCTGCCTTGGCTTTACTATGGAGATGAGCCGGGCCTGGCGGGCCAAGTGCTCCAAAATAAACCTGTTCCCTTGTCTTTCAGTTTCAGAGGAACAAAAAAG AACACTGACATCCAGCTGCTTGCTGCTGTCTACAATGTCAGAGGAGACTTTCTCAGATGGGATCCCATTGGAGGAAACAACCTGCAG CTTTGTCCAGAACAAGCCTTCAAGCAGGCAGCAGCCTTCAGCTTTGGGACCACTTATCAGGAAACT TGCGAGCTTTCAGTAGCAGAACTTCTCACTACACATCCCGAGCCGTTATTCTACGATGTGTTCATGGACCTGGGCGGAGGAGACAACAGAAAACTTCTTCCTCTGCCAACTCTAGTTCAGAATCAGCAGTATAATGGGCAGTTCATCAATCAAG ggAGCATGCAGAACTGGTATCTGTCTCGACGCATCTTTCTTGTTGATACATTAAGTGGGAGAGAGAAAACTCTAAGCTCTTTGCCTAAAGTCATCCGGGTGGCCACTAGTATCAAGATTAG GTTCCAGCTGGTTCCGCGTACTCAGGAGGGACAGATCTATCCCCCTCTGGTGTCTGTGAGCTACACAGATGTTCTTATCAAGGAGGCCAACAGCCAGACTCTACCT GTGACATTTTCTGTGGAGTATGAAATGGATCAGAGCGAGGCCCGCACAAAGACAGAT ACTGCTCTGGGCGTTCTGGGAGGCCTGGCGGCGCTCTATTCCATTCTAAAGACAGTTAGCTGGAAGCGGAGGATTGCCTCTCCCCTAATTGACATGGAG ACAATGCTaaagtttctgttgttttatgcTGGAGATTTGGCTAATGTTTTCTTTGCCGTAACTGTGGGAACTGGGCTTTACTGGCTCATATTTTACAAG TCTTTAAAG GCCCAACAGTTTGTGTCGGTGCTTTTGCCACTGCCTGCTCAGGAGGAGCAGTTTGAGACATACATCGGATGCGCCTTTGCTCTCAAG GCTGTCCAGTTTCTCAATAAACTGATTCTGCAAGTCACCGTTGATGTATTTCTCATTGACTGGGAGAGGCCACGAAGTAAAGCTAGCAGAACAGTGCCAG CTACTaaggaaacaaaacaggaaCCCTCTCCAGTCAGCATCTGGAGGACTTACTTTGTGGCCAATGAGTGGAATGAGCTCCAGACCGTCCGAAAGATCAGCCCAACGTTTCAAATAATGGCCGTGCTTTTCTTTCTTGAG GTGCTGGGCTTCTCCAATCTGGCCCTGAGAGACCCCTGGTCAACATTAGAGCGTTCCCCAGCAGCCTACACCCCTCCTTACAGTCTGATTCTTCGCTATGGTCTCGCTGCCACACTTTGGATATGTATTGGGCTATTGCAG GTGATTTTCTTCACCGTCTTTTATGAGCACTTCGTGGAGGATAAAATCCGTCAGTTTGTGGATCTCTGCTCCGTCAGCAAC ATTTCAGTGCTGCTTTTCTCTCATCGCTGTTTTGGCTACTACATTCATGGCCGGTCAGTGCACGGGCATGCAGACACAAACATGGAGGAAATGAACAACAATCTGAAGAGAGAGCGT GAATCTCTGTGTGGCCAGAGAGGTCTCCTTTCCAACACAGACATTCAGACCTTTCAGGTCTCGTTTACAAACCGTTTGAGGCTGCAGTATGACAGGATACAGGATTCACTCAGCAGG AGGAACAGACCATCTCGGTTGATAGATGCGTCTGCAGCTAACTTGTCAGAGCTACAGTTCAAAGCCTACAACACCATGAACCACTTCCTGGCATCTGTTATAGACCAT GCGCACCCTGAGATGGACTACATAGTCAAGGATAAACTGACGTTGGAGAGAGTCATAGGGATGGAGTTTCTTGAACCCATTGACAAAAGCATATTTTACAATG ATGAAAGACACTCGTTCAGTGACGTGCTTTTTTATGGAAACGAGGCCACACTGCTGATCTTTGACACTTTGTTCTTCTGTGTTGTCGACCTGGGATCCCAAAACTTTGTTCTAGCAGCTGTTCTTACTTACTTACAGCAAGCG ATGTTTCGCTTCATCCGAAACACACTTGGAAGGAGGAACCTTGTCAATAAAACACTGGTGGATCAGAGatttttgatataa
- the tmem67 gene encoding meckelin isoform X3, whose product MATGTPLVLDRQMFCFTLFYVIHTHLFHCQQFLIPFKDPSGCGVNEFFDISSLSCAKCGANQRKSSSGLSCICQTGYKTKHFSSNKVPFTCEQCPPDKPAVTKDGFGCIRCPGRLDDNGNCQCPSGNILVERDINGTFFDEASCEACIGDSPAFTAPNSNGDRCERCQATFSNTFCTCQSPNVQAGGLCFPPGSFSTNVNPSVSYAQLAFSIQSAWFVENLYSSAAACLVFSNLTACQALGNMCVMNMHSFTGLSTDACGLFNTISRSKAALSSVQDISYWRANLPWLYYGDEPGLAGQVLQNKPVPLSFSFRGTKKNTDIQLLAAVYNVRGDFLRWDPIGGNNLQLCPEQAFKQAAAFSFGTTYQETCELSVAELLTTHPEPLFYDVFMDLGGGDNRKLLPLPTLVQNQQYNGQFINQGSMQNWYLSRRIFLVDTLSGREKTLSSLPKVIRVATSIKIRFQLVPRTQEGQIYPPLVSVSYTDVLIKEANSQTLPVTFSVEYEMDQSEARTKTDTALGVLGGLAALYSILKTVSWKRRIASPLIDMEAQQFVSVLLPLPAQEEQFETYIGCAFALKAVQFLNKLILQVTVDVFLIDWERPRSKASRTVPATKETKQEPSPVSIWRTYFVANEWNELQTVRKISPTFQIMAVLFFLEVLGFSNLALRDPWSTLERSPAAYTPPYSLILRYGLAATLWICIGLLQVIFFTVFYEHFVEDKIRQFVDLCSVSNISVLLFSHRCFGYYIHGRSVHGHADTNMEEMNNNLKRERESLCGQRGLLSNTDIQTFQVSFTNRLRLQYDRIQDSLSRRNRPSRLIDASAANLSELQFKAYNTMNHFLASVIDHAHPEMDYIVKDKLTLERVIGMEFLEPIDKSIFYNDERHSFSDVLFYGNEATLLIFDTLFFCVVDLGSQNFVLAAVLTYLQQAMFRFIRNTLGRRNLVNKTLVDQRFLI is encoded by the exons ATGGCGACGGGGACGCCGCTTGTTCTTGACAGgcagatgttttgttttacattgttttatgTGATTCATACGCACCTTTTCCATTGCCAGCAGTTTCTTATCCCCTTTAAAGATCCTTCCGGATGTGGTGTGAACGAATTTTTCGACATCTCGAGTTTGTCGTGTGCCAAATGCGGCGCAAATCAACGCAAGAGTTCTTCAG GTCTGAGCTGCATTTGTCAAACGGGTTACAAGACCAAACATTTTAGCAGCAACAAAGTCCCGTTTACATGTGAACAGTGTCCCCCAGACAAGCCT GCAGTAACGAAAGACGGCTTTGGTTGTATTCGCTGCCCCGGCAGACTTGATGATAATGGCAACTGCCAGTGCCCATCTGGAAATATCCTAG tTGAAAGAGACATTAATGGCACATTTTTTGATGAGGCCAGTTGTGAAGCATGCATTGGAGACAGCCCTGCcttcactgcaccaaacagtaATGGGGACAG ATGTGAGCGATGCCAGGCTACCTTCTCTAATACCTTCTGTACGTGTCAATCCCCAAATGTCCAG GCTGGAGGTTTATGTTTTCCTCCAGGCAGCTTCTCCACTAATGTGAATCCAAGTGTCAGCTATGCTCAGTTG GCGTTTAGCATCCAGTCTGCCTGGTTTGTGGAAAACCTCTATTCTTCTGCAGCAGCTTGCCTT gtCTTCAGCAACTTGACAGCGTGTCAGGCTCTCGGAAACATGTGTGTTATGAACATGCACTCCTTCACTGGACTTTCCACAGATGCTTGTGGTCTCTTTAACACCATCTCTAGGTCAAAGGCTGCTCTGAGCTCTGTTCAAGACATTTCTTACTG GAGGGCCAACCTGCCTTGGCTTTACTATGGAGATGAGCCGGGCCTGGCGGGCCAAGTGCTCCAAAATAAACCTGTTCCCTTGTCTTTCAGTTTCAGAGGAACAAAAAAG AACACTGACATCCAGCTGCTTGCTGCTGTCTACAATGTCAGAGGAGACTTTCTCAGATGGGATCCCATTGGAGGAAACAACCTGCAG CTTTGTCCAGAACAAGCCTTCAAGCAGGCAGCAGCCTTCAGCTTTGGGACCACTTATCAGGAAACT TGCGAGCTTTCAGTAGCAGAACTTCTCACTACACATCCCGAGCCGTTATTCTACGATGTGTTCATGGACCTGGGCGGAGGAGACAACAGAAAACTTCTTCCTCTGCCAACTCTAGTTCAGAATCAGCAGTATAATGGGCAGTTCATCAATCAAG ggAGCATGCAGAACTGGTATCTGTCTCGACGCATCTTTCTTGTTGATACATTAAGTGGGAGAGAGAAAACTCTAAGCTCTTTGCCTAAAGTCATCCGGGTGGCCACTAGTATCAAGATTAG GTTCCAGCTGGTTCCGCGTACTCAGGAGGGACAGATCTATCCCCCTCTGGTGTCTGTGAGCTACACAGATGTTCTTATCAAGGAGGCCAACAGCCAGACTCTACCT GTGACATTTTCTGTGGAGTATGAAATGGATCAGAGCGAGGCCCGCACAAAGACAGAT ACTGCTCTGGGCGTTCTGGGAGGCCTGGCGGCGCTCTATTCCATTCTAAAGACAGTTAGCTGGAAGCGGAGGATTGCCTCTCCCCTAATTGACATGGAG GCCCAACAGTTTGTGTCGGTGCTTTTGCCACTGCCTGCTCAGGAGGAGCAGTTTGAGACATACATCGGATGCGCCTTTGCTCTCAAG GCTGTCCAGTTTCTCAATAAACTGATTCTGCAAGTCACCGTTGATGTATTTCTCATTGACTGGGAGAGGCCACGAAGTAAAGCTAGCAGAACAGTGCCAG CTACTaaggaaacaaaacaggaaCCCTCTCCAGTCAGCATCTGGAGGACTTACTTTGTGGCCAATGAGTGGAATGAGCTCCAGACCGTCCGAAAGATCAGCCCAACGTTTCAAATAATGGCCGTGCTTTTCTTTCTTGAG GTGCTGGGCTTCTCCAATCTGGCCCTGAGAGACCCCTGGTCAACATTAGAGCGTTCCCCAGCAGCCTACACCCCTCCTTACAGTCTGATTCTTCGCTATGGTCTCGCTGCCACACTTTGGATATGTATTGGGCTATTGCAG GTGATTTTCTTCACCGTCTTTTATGAGCACTTCGTGGAGGATAAAATCCGTCAGTTTGTGGATCTCTGCTCCGTCAGCAAC ATTTCAGTGCTGCTTTTCTCTCATCGCTGTTTTGGCTACTACATTCATGGCCGGTCAGTGCACGGGCATGCAGACACAAACATGGAGGAAATGAACAACAATCTGAAGAGAGAGCGT GAATCTCTGTGTGGCCAGAGAGGTCTCCTTTCCAACACAGACATTCAGACCTTTCAGGTCTCGTTTACAAACCGTTTGAGGCTGCAGTATGACAGGATACAGGATTCACTCAGCAGG AGGAACAGACCATCTCGGTTGATAGATGCGTCTGCAGCTAACTTGTCAGAGCTACAGTTCAAAGCCTACAACACCATGAACCACTTCCTGGCATCTGTTATAGACCAT GCGCACCCTGAGATGGACTACATAGTCAAGGATAAACTGACGTTGGAGAGAGTCATAGGGATGGAGTTTCTTGAACCCATTGACAAAAGCATATTTTACAATG ATGAAAGACACTCGTTCAGTGACGTGCTTTTTTATGGAAACGAGGCCACACTGCTGATCTTTGACACTTTGTTCTTCTGTGTTGTCGACCTGGGATCCCAAAACTTTGTTCTAGCAGCTGTTCTTACTTACTTACAGCAAGCG ATGTTTCGCTTCATCCGAAACACACTTGGAAGGAGGAACCTTGTCAATAAAACACTGGTGGATCAGAGatttttgatataa